From the genome of Vicia villosa cultivar HV-30 ecotype Madison, WI linkage group LG2, Vvil1.0, whole genome shotgun sequence, one region includes:
- the LOC131647445 gene encoding (+)-cis,trans-nepetalactol synthase NEPS2-like: MAESSSTKSGLRLAGKVAIVTGGASGIGKETAHLFVKQGVRIVVIADIQDELGIQVAKSIGTDKCIFIHCDIRIEDDVKNLVQSTVNTYGQIDIMHCNAGIVSPSAQIVLDFDVSQANGVFATNAIGTALCVKYAARAMVEGKVKGSIVCTSSVAGSYGVGTGTDYSMSKHAILGLMRSASVQLGKYGIRVNSVSPNGLATPLTEKLLDADAKTVEKIFSKYSMLKGLVLRTNNVVDAVLFLASNESDFVTGLDLRVDGNYVTNADNLKD; this comes from the exons ATGgcagaatcttcatcaaccaaAAGTGGTCTTAGGTTAGCCGGCAAAGTAGCCATAGTCACCGGAGGTGCTAGCGGTATTGGCAAAGAGACGGCGCATCTCTTTGTCAAACAAGGTGTACGTATAGTGGTGATTGCTGATATTCAAGATGAGTTGGGAATTCAAGTGGCTAAATCCATTGGTACAGATAAGTGCATATTTATTCATTGTGATATTAGAATTGAAGATGATGTTAAAAATCTCGTTCAATCAACAGTCAATACTTACGGACAA ATTGATATTATGCACTGCAATGCTGGGATTGTGAGTCCAAGTGCTCAAATCGTGTTGGATTTCGACGTTTCTCAAGCTAATGGCGTGTTTGCAACTAATGCTATAGGAACAGCATTGTGTGTAAAATACGCAGCTCGCGCGATGGTGGAGGGTAAGGTGAAGGGTAGCATTGTATGCACGTCAAGCGTAGCCGGTAGCTATGGTGTCGGAACGGGGACAGATTACTCGATGTCGAAGCATGCAATATTAGGGTTAATGCGCTCAGCAAGTGTGCAACTTGGAAAATACGGGATAAGAGTGAACTCTGTGTCCCCAAATGGATTAGCGACTCCACTGACTGAGAAACTGCTAGACGCTGATGCAAAGACAGTGGAAAAGATTTTTTCAAAATACTCAATGTTGAAAGGATTGGTTTTAAGGACTAATAATGTGGTAGATGCAGTATTGTTTTTGGCATCTAATGAATCTGACTTTGTCACGGGTCTCGATCTTCGTGTGGATGGCAACTATGTTACTAACGCTGATAATTTGAAGGATTAA
- the LOC131652972 gene encoding uncharacterized protein At3g27210-like, translating to MGSCSSIQRKPNTDNNNNMKVKVSFLGSKTEKLVVPSSPVKEQAKNGNFELSPSKSTTNFINYGSKEETFFDSKAWMDSDCEDDFYSVNGDFTPSRGNTPIHHAFATPGVNKTLSQNRTSPSPSDSSPEKKKKLLELFKDSVKENQDDDSKEKRKVKPTIQDVLPKSSHSTPYSSRANSASSSERVKNDDCVSVKEKSHKSSLFCIPSLSSCRSSRERRRKTSPAIAVDGK from the exons ATGGGTTCTTGTTCCTCAATTCAAAGAAAACCCAACACAGATAACAATAACAACATGAAGGTGAAAGTTTCATTTTTAGGATCCAAAACTGAGAAACTTGTTGTTCCTTCATCGCCCGTTAAGGAACAAGCCAAAAATGGTAACTTTGAATTGTCACCTTCTAAGTCAACGACAAATTTCATTAACTATG GTAGTAAAGAGGAAACATTTTTTGATTCCAAAGCTTGGATGGATTCAGATTGTGAAGATGATTTCTATAGTGTCAATGGTG ACTTTACACCATCTCGTGGCAATACTCCAATTCACCACGCATTTGCGACACCTGGTGTGAACAAAACCTTGTCTCAGAATCGAACTTCACCTTCTCCATCCGATTCATCGccggagaagaaaaagaaacttcTAGAACTTTTCAAAGATAGTGtgaaggaaaatcaagatgatgatagtaaagaaaagagaaaagtgaaaccAACTATACAAGATGTTCTTCCGAAATCTTCACACTCAACTCCTTATAGCTCAAGAGCTAACTCTGCTAGCAGTAGTGAAAGAGTTAAGAATGATGATTGTGTATCGGTTAAAGAGAAATCGCATAAATCTTCGTTGTTTTGTATTCCGAGTTTGTCTTCGTGCCGTAGCTCTAGGGAGAGGAGGAGGAAGACTAGTCCTGCAATTGCAGTTGATGGAAAATAA
- the LOC131652970 gene encoding (-)-isopiperitenol/(-)-carveol dehydrogenase, mitochondrial-like: MAEAPSTNTNLRLSGKIAIVTGGASGIGETTARVFANEGTRVVVIADIQDELGEQVAASIGSQRCIYVHCDVTDEDQVRNLIQSTVNTYGQIDIMFSNAGIINSTDQTVMELDMSKLDRLFAVNVRGMALCVKHAARAMVEQRVRGSIVCTGSAGGSHGGSRSTDYIMSKHAVLGLMRAASIQLATHGIRVNSVSPNGLATPLTCKLLGMSEENAQEAYKNLARLEGVVLTPKHVADAVLFLVSNEAEFITGLDLRVDGGFVYGK, from the exons ATGGCAGAAGCTCCATCCACAAACACCAATCTCAGATTATCTGGAAAAATAGCCATAGTAACCGGAGGTGCTAGTGGTATCGGTGAAACCACAGCGCGTGTCTTTGCTAACGAAGGCACGCGTGTGGTTGTGATTGCCGATATCCAAGATGAGCTTGGTGAACAAGTAGCCGCGTCGATTGGTAGCCAAAGGTGCATCTATGTTCATTGTGACGTGACAGACGAAGATCAAGTTCGAAATCTCATTCAATCAACGGTTAATACTTATGGACAG ATAGATATAATGTTCAGCAATGCTGGAATCATTAATTCAACTGATCAAACAGTGATGGAACTTGACATGTCGAAACTTGATCGTTTATTTGCTGTCAATGTTCGAGGAATGGCGTTGTGTGTGAAACACGCAGCGCGTGCAATGGTGGAACAGCGTGTGAGGGGCAGCATCGTGTGTACCGGGAGTGCTGGTGGTAGCCATGGAGGCTCGCGTTCAACAGATTATATAATGTCAAAGCATGCGGTATTAGGACTAATGCGCGCGGCCAGTATTCAACTTGCAACACATGGGATAAGAGTGAACTCTGTCTCGCCGAATGGATTGGCTACACCATTGACTTGTAAGTTGTTGGGGATGAGCGAAGAGAATGCGCAAGAGGCTTATAAAAACTTAGCGAGGCTCGAGGGAGTGGTGCTCACGCCGAAACATGTGGCGGATGCGGTATTGTTTTTGGTTTCTAATGAGGCTGAGTTTATTACTGGTCTTGATCTTAGGGTTGATGGTGGATTTGTTTATGGAAAATAG